A window of Sediminitomix flava genomic DNA:
TGTGAAAAAGGATCATTTTCTACTAATGAACCAATGACTTCCTCCGATATTTGTTTAAGTGATTGCATGACCTGATCTGGGAAAGCTTTTAGTTGTACATCAGATTCCTCCATGATCTTGTTTAAATACAGATTATTCATCGCGTCAAACTCAGCTCTCATTGAGGTGTTATATTTCAATGAAACGGTTTCGATCATTTGTTGTAATTCTTTCGGAAGACTTTCGTAAGCTTTCTTATTACAAACTAATTCGAGCATTGGACCTGGTTCATGCCAACCTGGGTAGTAGTAGTATTTTGCTATTTTATGAAAACCCATAAGATAATCATGATAAGGGCCAATCCATTCTGTAGCATCAATAACTCCTCGTTCTAGGTTTGTATAAATTTCTCCACCAGGTACAGTAACAGCAGCCCCACCAGCTTTCGCTAAAACTTTTCCCCCAAGTCCAGGCATTCTCATCTTAAGACCATTATAGTCTTCAATGCTATTTATTTCTTTATTGAACCAGCCACCCATTTGCACTCCTGTATTTCCACATGGAAATGGAATAAGTCCTACTTTGTCGTAGAGTTCTTTCCAAAGTTTCCAACCTCCACCATATAATATCCAAGAGTTCATTTGAGAAGCGGTCATTCCAAATGGAATAGCACAGAAAAATACTGCAGAAGGCATCTTTCCTCCCCAATAATAGGAAGCACCATGTGCCATCTGAACACCTCCAAGTTGAACGGCATCAAAAGATTCTAATGCAGGAACTAATTCACCTGAGCCATAAACTTGAATTTTAAGTCTCCCTTCGGAAAGGATTTCAAGTTCTTTGGCCAGATCAACTACTCCAGTACCTAATACAGGGAAATTTGGCGGCCATACAGTTACACATCGCCAATTGTAGGTTTTAGATTTCTTCTGAATCTGAACCGATTTAATCTTATCTTGATTACAAGCACTCACTAAGCTTCCGCTTAGAACAGTACCAGCCAAAATACTCGCATTTTTTAAGAATTTGCGTCTTTTATCAGCTGACATTTTCTCCTTATTTGTTAGTATGTGTTGTTTAAATAGTTTTAAGATAAGGAAAAATTAAGATTATACAATTGTGATCAGATTAGATTAAAATCATAAAAAAAGGAATGTTTTCAATTTGAAAACACTCCTTTTAATATCTATATAAGTCTTTTGATAACCTAAACAGTTATTTTAATCTTTTTTTTAAGCTGATAAAGCATATCATCTGTCATAGCCGCAAGGTCAAATTTTTCATTCCAACCCCAATGTTCTTTAGCTACAGAATCATCTATACTTGAAGGCCAAGAGTCTGCGATAGCCTGCCTAAAATCAGGTGAGTACTTAATTTTAAATTCAGGGTAATGCTTTTTAATTTCCTCATAAATTTCTTTAGGAGAAAAACTCATTCCAGCCAAATTGTAGGATGTACGAACTTTAATCTTTTCAGCAGGTGCTCTCATCAATTCGATAGTAGCACGAACAGCGTCAGACATATACATCATTGGAAGGTAAGTGTCTTCTGAAAGGAAGCAATCGTACTCATTTCCTTCAATAGCTTTGTAGAAAATATCTACAGCATAGTCAGTCGTTCCACCTCCAGGCAAAGAACCATGGCTGATAAGACCAGGATATCTGATACTTCTTACATCAACACCATATTTTTCGTGGTAATATTGACACCACATTTCACCTGCTAATTTACTGATACCATAAACGGTATTAGGTTGCATAACTGTATCTTGAGGCGTGTTGTCCATTGGTGTATTTGGTCCGAAGACTGCAATAGAACTTGGCCAGTAGACTTTGATACTTTCTTCCTTGGCAATATCTAAGATACTTAAGAGGCTAGTCATGTTGATGTCCCAGGCCATTTTAGGGTTTTGCTCCCCTTTAGCTGAAAGAATAGCCGCTAGATGATAGATTTCTGTAATCTCGTATTTTTTTACAATTTCATACAGTCTATCAGAATCCATTATATTAAGATTTTCAAATGGTCCATCTAAAAGTGTTGCTTTAGGTTCTGCAATATCAGAAGCTACAACATTTGTTGTACCATAAATCTTACGCAACTCTACAACTAAATCAGTTCCTATTTGTCCACAGGCTCCGATAATGAGTATTCTTGTTGGTTTATCCATGATGTTTATTTCTTCAAATAGACATTAGACGGCCTCTCACCTCCATCTAAAAATCCTAATCTTACTTGTAAAAGATAAAATGGTTGAAAAAGTGTACTTTTAGCTTAGTAAATAGGCTCTCGCCACTCCCAACTGCTGAGTTATGTTATTTACAAACATATCTCATTTGAAGATAAAAATGAAGTTTTATTAGCTGTAAACATTGCTTGAAATGTACGATTTAGAATCTTCATATGAATTCTCAAATCCTATTTTATGTTTCTCAATAAAGGTTATAAATACTTGTAAAAATTGTAATCGAAAATTTCTGTTCAATTCACTTATTTTCTCAAATGGTTCATATAATCGACAATCTACCGAATGATGTTTTAGGTTTTCAGTTGACAAAAATTATTACAGGCGAGGATTATGAAAATATTATTATACCTGCTGTTGAAGCTGCTTTCTCAGAAAGAAAAAATCTAAGACTTTTATATTTTTTAGATCAAGAATTTGAAAAGTTTGAAGGAGCCGCTTTGTGGGATGATACAAAAGTAGGTCTTAAGCATTATACGCATTGGGAAAAAATAGCGATTGTAACAGATTCTAAATTATTGAAAGAGTCTTTGATGATTGCAGGTTTTTTTACACCAGGGGAAT
This region includes:
- a CDS encoding TRAP transporter substrate-binding protein — translated: MSADKRRKFLKNASILAGTVLSGSLVSACNQDKIKSVQIQKKSKTYNWRCVTVWPPNFPVLGTGVVDLAKELEILSEGRLKIQVYGSGELVPALESFDAVQLGGVQMAHGASYYWGGKMPSAVFFCAIPFGMTASQMNSWILYGGGWKLWKELYDKVGLIPFPCGNTGVQMGGWFNKEINSIEDYNGLKMRMPGLGGKVLAKAGGAAVTVPGGEIYTNLERGVIDATEWIGPYHDYLMGFHKIAKYYYYPGWHEPGPMLELVCNKKAYESLPKELQQMIETVSLKYNTSMRAEFDAMNNLYLNKIMEESDVQLKAFPDQVMQSLKQISEEVIGSLVENDPFSQKVFKSYAEFRKNISTWEKVSEKPMGLYM
- a CDS encoding NAD-dependent epimerase/dehydratase family protein: MDKPTRILIIGACGQIGTDLVVELRKIYGTTNVVASDIAEPKATLLDGPFENLNIMDSDRLYEIVKKYEITEIYHLAAILSAKGEQNPKMAWDINMTSLLSILDIAKEESIKVYWPSSIAVFGPNTPMDNTPQDTVMQPNTVYGISKLAGEMWCQYYHEKYGVDVRSIRYPGLISHGSLPGGGTTDYAVDIFYKAIEGNEYDCFLSEDTYLPMMYMSDAVRATIELMRAPAEKIKVRTSYNLAGMSFSPKEIYEEIKKHYPEFKIKYSPDFRQAIADSWPSSIDDSVAKEHWGWNEKFDLAAMTDDMLYQLKKKIKITV
- a CDS encoding SpoIIAA family protein — its product is MVHIIDNLPNDVLGFQLTKIITGEDYENIIIPAVEAAFSERKNLRLLYFLDQEFEKFEGAALWDDTKVGLKHYTHWEKIAIVTDSKLLKESLMIAGFFTPGEFQFFSISELAEAKEWLKSELEEQHLRPRL